The proteins below are encoded in one region of Drosophila santomea strain STO CAGO 1482 chromosome 2R, Prin_Dsan_1.1, whole genome shotgun sequence:
- the LOC120444720 gene encoding patronin isoform X3: MDVETQEIRQARQRASVKWLLSKAFNNRVPDNLKEPFYRDHENQERLKPQIIVELGNATLYCQTLANLYSDPNYQSMNHWSIIQTLARKGVPVAESADMPITETVLIQTNPLRINAHMSVIESLMVLYAKEISSGDRVMAAIRRISGNNYQAPTGQSYEQALLGWISHACAALKKRIIKEVDAGLPDDNGSRLQTPDIPPVRDFQDLCDGICLALLISYYCPKVVPWTSVRINYLPAVEDSIHNILLVCNFSQKHLPYTVMHMTPEDVTYMRGSMKLNLVVLLTDLFNLFEIHPAKCVCYPGMDGQDVIARRTMGANEHGICHRRGLTVQPVTPIPDLRSDLDQPPVGSPQNRPPFQVPHSNSFGGGLNRRSTPPNEYQTVQSNNFDGNHAEAFVVHKSRGITTLASMHSQQQQLHQQQHQHQQHQQQYQQQPLQQHPSQSQLQIQQQEPLVPARLRQAKEKTNVESKADERGDFVAAGRPSNWEQSRRPSFAGRRSRRNSSSEDSQLTIENFGGSQDQLNTLGRYERDRERKLSNTSVGSYPVEPAVAVRSSIADARGTLQLGYDTDSGSEKQDRETEKYSMRRQVSVDNVPTVSSHNLSNAGSPLPVARHKQHSSDKDYSSNSGMTPDAYNDTRSTSAYDPESTPVRKSSTSSMPASPAAWQLDVGDDDMRSLENASKLSTIRMKLEEKRRRIEQDKRKIEMALMRHQEKEDLESCPDVMKWETMSNESKRTPDMDPVDLDKYQQSIAIMNMNLQDIQQDIHRLATQQSQMQAQHLQAQQLMQAQQIANMLNQQQTYGSQQHLADHHYQQQRPMQQSFGSSPHIPQAYNAPVSAYSSRPPSRDPYQQQLHHQQQQPMPMPQPMQYVNEHGQYMSPPQPAHYMPQQTQQPQSIYSDNGAAYNHSNHSPYGGAPQYRSSVVYDDYGQPTNHFYLHESSPQPQAHPHPQRRTWAHSAAAAAYEQQQQIQPSLVDVNAWQTQQHQKQKQTWMNRPPSSAGAPSPGSFMLHQNGGSGGGGGGELQHLFQVQASPQHGQRQVSGSNGVQRQQSLTNLRDNRSPKAPQNMGMPMGMPMQQEDMMAPQSICFIGDEEDVDELERNIIESMQSTHITDFVHQQQQQHQQQLQQQQRLQGHSGRGSSSEDYDSGEMISNKLNITSGNLTYRIPSPSRPSIQANSFQDPRAMAAAPGAEDQPPEKGFYISFDDEQPKRPKPPLRAKRSPKKESPPGSRDSVDNQATLKRESLSHLHNNNNIGFGNDDVNSKPVTRHSIHGLNNSNSVKSPGNATYNKYTDEPPIQLRQLAVSGAMSPTSNERRHLDDVSNQSPQQTQQPMSPTRLQQSSNNAEAAKNKALVIGADSTNLDPESVDEMERRKEKIMLLSLQRRQQQEEAKARKEIEASQKREKEREKEEERSRKKEEQMARRAAILEQHRLKKAIEEAEREGKTLDRPDLHVKLQSHSSTSTTPRLRQQRTTRPRPKTIHVDDASVDISEASSISSRGKKGSSSNLTGYGQLSSNSMKRDYYRGSQDSLTVKESPDDYPSTSSTPIGRRGSYKTSREPAGVERGRTLSRISVAKGSTLNFRGRKSNSLMNLCDSGLGRATPPRRAPSPGMGMGASGRHMPSPSGPGSLPPGLISKRRGFDDGSSDFSLTPNLNMEYSGPKLYKQPAAKSNRGIILNAVEYCVFPGVVNREAKQKVLEKIARSEAKHFLVLFRDAGCQFRALYSYQPETDQVTKLYGTGPSQVEEVMFDKFFKYNSGGKCFSQVHTKHLTVTIDAFTIHNSLWQGKRVQLPSKKDMALVI, from the exons ATGGATGTCGAAACACAGGAAATACGACAG GCTCGTCAACGTGCTTCCGTCAAATGGCTGCTCTCGAAGGCGTTCAACAATCGCGTGCCGGACAACCTGAAGGAGCCCTTCTACCGCGACCATGAGAATCAGGAGCGCCTGAAGCCGCAAATCATCGTGGAGCTGGGCAATGCCACGCTCTACTGCCAGACGCTGGCCAATCTGTACTCAGATCCCAACTACCAAAGCATGAACCACTGGTCAATAATACAGACGCTAGCGCGCAAGGGAGTTCCCGTGGCCGAATCCGCGGACATGCCCATTACCGAAACGGTATTAATTCAAACCAATCCGCTGCGAATT AACGCCCACATGTCTGTGATAGAATCGCTGATGGTTTTGTATGCGAAGGAAATATCATCGGGTGACCGCGTCATGGCGGCCATACGAAG AATATCTGGCAACAACTATCAGGCGCCCACTGGCCAGTCCTACGAGCAAGCTCTGCTGGGCTGGATTTCACATGCTTGCGCCGCACTGAAGAAGCGCATTATCAAGGAGGTGGACGCAGGACTGCCCGACGATAAT GGTTCTCGTCTGCAGACCCCGGATATACCACCTGTAAGGGACTTCCAGGATCTGTGCGATGGAATCTGCTTGGCACTGCTCATCTCGTACTACTGCCCAAAGGTGGTGCCGTGGACGAGTGTGCGGATCAACTATCTGCCCGCCGTCGAGGactcgattcacaacatcctgcTGGTCTGCAATTTCTCGCAGAAGCATCTGCCCTATACCGTGATGCATATGACGCCCGAGGATGTGACCTACATGCGCGG ATCCATGAAACTTAATCTGGTAGTGTTGCTGACGGATTTGTTCAATCTGTTTGAGATACACCCGGCAAAATGTGTTTGCTACCCCGGCATGGATGGTCAGG ATGTCATCGCCCGGCGCACTATGGGCGCCAATGAGCACGGGATCTGCCATCGACGGGGCCTCACAGTGCAGCCCGTCACACCCATTCCCGATCTGCGCAGCGATCTCGACCAGCCGCCCGTAGGCTCGCCTCAGAACCGACCACCGTTCCAAG tTCCGCACTCGAATTCATTTGGCGGCGGCTTAAATCGCAGATCAACCCCGCCCAACGAATACCAGACGGTTCAGTCAAATAATTTTGACGGTAATCATGCCGAAg CCTTCGTGGTGCACAAGTCGCGTGGCATCACCACACTCGCCTCCATGcactcgcagcagcagcagctccatcagcagcaacatcaacatcaacagcatcagcagcaataccagcagcagccactgcagcagcaccCATCCCAGTCGCAGCTCCAAATCCAGCAGCAGGAGCCCTTGGTTCCGGCTCGCTTGCGCCAGGCTAAAGAAAAGACCAATGTTGAGTCGAAGGCGGACGAGAGAG GCGATTTTGTCGCTGCGGGTCGACCAAGTAACTGGGAACAGAGCCGCCGGCCAAGCTTTGCAG GTCGTCGCTCGCGCAGGAACTCTTCCAGCGAGGACTCCCAGCTGACCATCGAGAACTTTGGTGGCTCCCAGGATCAGCTGAACACGCTGGGACGATACGAACGCGACAGGGAACGCAAGTTGTCCAACACCAGTGTGGGTAGTTATCCAGTTGAACCCGCTGTGGCCGTTCGCTCTTCGATTGCCGATGCTAGGGGCACGTTGCAGTTGGGCTACGATACGGATTCCGGCTCTGAGAAGCAGGATCGTGAAACGGAAAAGTATTCGATGCGCCGGCAAGTCAG TGTCGACAATGTGCCCACGGTGTCGTCGCACAATCTTTCGAATGCGGGCAGCCCGTTGCCGGTGGCTAGGCACAAGCAACATTCCAGCGACAAAGactacagcagcaacagcggcatGACACCAGATGCATACAACGATACCCGCTCCACCAGTGCTTACGATCCGGAGAGCACGCCCGTTCGCAAATCCTCGACAAGCAGCATGCCAGCAAGTCCGGCTGCCTGGCAGTTGGATGTGGGAGACGACGATATGCGCTCACTGGAGAACGCCAGCAAGTTGTCCACCATACGAATGAAACTGGAGGAGAAGCGGCGGCGCATTGAGCAGGACAAGCGCAAGATCGAGATGGCTTTGATGAGGCACCAGGAGAAG GAGGATTTGGAGTCGTGTCCGGACGTTATGAAGTGGGAGACAATGAGCAACGAATCAAAGCGCACGCCTGATATGGATCCCGTGGACTTGGACAAGTACCAG CAAAGTATCGCCATCATGAACATGAACCTGCAGGATATCCAGCAGGATATCCACCGCCTGGCCACCCAGCAAAGCCAAATGCAGGCGCAACACCTCCAAGCCCAACAGCTCATGCAGGCTCAGCAGATAGCCAACATGCTGAACCAG CAGCAGACCTATGGGTCGCAGCAGCACTTGGCTGATCATCACTACCAGCAGCAGAGACCCATGCAGCAAAGCTTTGGTTCATCGCCCCATATTCCGCAGGCCTACAACGCCCCAGTCAGCGCATACAGCTCCCGTCCGCCCAGTCGCGATCcctaccagcagcagctccaccatcagcagcagcagcccatGCCAATGCCACAACCGATGCAGTACGTCAACGAGCACGGGCAGTATATGTCGCCGCCGCAGCCCGCGCACTACATGCCGCAGCAGACGCAACAGCCGCAGAGCATCTACAGCGACAACGGGGCGGCGTACAATCACAGTAACCACTCGCCATACGGCGGAGCTCCACAGTATCGGAGCAGCGTGGTGTACGACGATTACGGGCAGCCCACCAACCACTTCTACCTGCATGAGTCATCGCCGCAGCCACAAGCTCATCCGCATCCCCAGCGTAGGACTTGGGCCCACtctgcagcagccgccgcttatgagcaacagcaacagatcCAGCCTTCCCTGGTGGATGTGAATGCCTGGCAGACGCAGCAGCACCAGAAGCAGAAACAGACCTGGATGAACAGGCCGCCCTCAAGTGCAGGAGCTCCGAGTCCTGGCAGCTTTATGCTGCACCAGAACGGAGGgagcggtggcggtggtggtggtgagcTACAGCACCTGTTTCAGGTACAGGCCTCGCCACAGCATGGCCAACGTCAGGTTAGTGGATCCAATGGCGTGCAGCGCCAGCAATCGCTGACCAATTTGCGAGACAATCGCTCGCCCAAGGCACCACAAAACATGGGAATGCCCATGGGTATGCCAATGCAGCAAGAGGACATGATGGCACCGCAGAGTATTTGCTTTATCGGTGACGAGGAGGATGTTGATGAGCTGGAGCGAAACATCATCGAATCAATGCAGTCGACGCACATCACCGACTTTgtgcaccagcagcagcagcaacaccaacagcaactgcagcagcaacagcggtTGCAGGGCCACAGCGGACGAGGCAGCAGCTCGGAGGATTATGACAGCGGGGAGATGATCTCCAACAAGCTGAATATCACCAGCGGCAATCTCACCTATCGCATACCCTCGCCATCCCGTCCCTCCATCCAAGCCAACAGCTTCCAGGATCCCCGAGCCATGGCAGCAGCTCCCGGTGCAGAGGACCAGCCGCCCGAGAAGGGTTTCTACATCTCCTTCGACGATGAGCAGCCCAAACGACCCAAGCCACCTCTGCGCGCCAAGCGATCGCCCAAAAAGGAGTCTCCACCGGGCAGTAGGGACAGCGTCGATAATCAGGCGACCCTGAAACGTGAATCGCTTAGTCATctgcacaacaacaacaatattgGATTTGGAAATGATGATGTCAACAGCAAACCGGTGACCAGGCACAGCATCCATGGCCTAAACAACTCCAATAGTGTCAAATCTCCCGGAAATGCCACGTACAACAAGTACACGGATGAGCCGCCCATCCAACTGCGTCAGCTGGCCGTATCTGGAGCAATGTCACCAACTAGTAACGAACGTCGCCACTTGGACGATGTCAGCAATCAGTCACCGCAGCAGACGCAACAACCAATGTCGCCCACGCGACTCCAAcagagcagcaacaatgcAGAGGCGGCCAAGAACAAGGCACTGGTCATCGGAGCAGATTCCACCAATTTGGATCCG GAATCTGTAGATGAGATGGAGCGGCGCAAGGAGAAAATCATGCTGCTGTCTTTGCAACGTCGCCAGCAACAGGAGGAGGCGAAGGCGCGCAAAGAGATTGAGGCTTCTCAGAAGCGAGAAAAGGAGCGCGAGAAGGAGGAGGAACGGTCGCGCAAGAAGGAGGAGCAAATGGCACGGCGAGCGGCCATTTTGGAGCAGCACAGACTCAAGAAAGCCATTGAAGAGGCCGAGCGAGAG gGTAAAACCCTGGATCGGCCCGATCTGCACGTGAAGCTGCAATCCCATTCATCCACCTCAACGACCCCGCGGCTGAGGCAGCAGCGTACCACGCGTCCCAGACCGAAGACAATTCACGTGGACGATGCCAGCGTGGACATCAGCGAGGCTTCAAGCATCTCTAGTCGGGGCAAAAAAGGCTCAAGCTCGAATCTAACTG GCTACGGTCAACTAAGCTCAAATTCAATGAAAAGAGATTACTACAGGGGCTCGCAAGACTCCCTCACTGTAAAAG AGTCACCCGATGATTATCCCAGTACAAGTTCAACTCCGATTGGACGACGGGGATCGTACAAAACTTCCAGAG AGCCAGCCGGCGTAGAAAGGGGCCGCACTCTGTCGCGTATCTCCGTCGCTAAGGGCAGCACGCTTAATTTCCGGGGCCGAAAGTCCAATTCGCTAATGAATCTGTGCG ATTCGGGACTGGGACGCGCCACTCCGCCGAGGCGTGCTCCGTCGCctggaatgggaatgggcgCTTCAGGTAGGCATATGCCATCTCCCTCCGGACCGGGCTCATTGCCGCCAGGTTTGATATCGAAACGTCGCGGATTTGATGATGGATCCAGCGATTTCTCTTTAACTCCGAATTTGAACATGGAATATTCGG GTCCTAAACTCTATAAGCAACCAGCGGCCAAATCGAATCGTGGAATCATCCTGAATGCCGTTGAATACTGTGTTTTTCCCGGCGTTGTCAACCGCGAGGCCAAACAGAAAGTGCTGGAGAAGATAGCGCGCTCGGAGGCGAAGCACTTCCTGGTACTCTTCCGCGATGCTGGCTGCCAGTTCCGCGCCCTCTACAGCTACCAGCCGGAAACGGACCAGGTGACCAAGCTGTATGGTACTGGGCCTAGTCAAGTCGAAGAAGTCATGTTCGACAAGTTCTTCAA ATATAACTCAGGAGGCAAGTGCTTCTCGCAAGTGCACACCAAGCATCTGACAGTGACCATCGACGCCTTCACAATACACAACTCCCTGTGGCAGGGCAAGCGGGTGCAGTTGCCCAGCAAAAAAGACATGGCGCTTGTTATCTAA
- the LOC120444720 gene encoding patronin isoform X14 gives MDVETQEIRQARQRASVKWLLSKAFNNRVPDNLKEPFYRDHENQERLKPQIIVELGNATLYCQTLANLYSDPNYQSMNHWSIIQTLARKGVPVAESADMPITETVLIQTNPLRINAHMSVIESLMVLYAKEISSGDRVMAAIRRISGNNYQAPTGQSYEQALLGWISHACAALKKRIIKEVDAGLPDDNGSRLQTPDIPPVRDFQDLCDGICLALLISYYCPKVVPWTSVRINYLPAVEDSIHNILLVCNFSQKHLPYTVMHMTPEDVTYMRGSMKLNLVVLLTDLFNLFEIHPAKCVCYPGMDGQDVIARRTMGANEHGICHRRGLTVQPVTPIPDLRSDLDQPPVGSPQNRPPFQVPHSNSFGGGLNRRSTPPNEYQTVQSNNFDGNHAEAFVVHKSRGITTLASMHSQQQQLHQQQHQHQQHQQQYQQQPLQQHPSQSQLQIQQQEPLVPARLRQAKEKTNVESKADERGDFVAAGRPSNWEQSRRPSFAGRRSRRNSSSEDSQLTIENFGGSQDQLNTLGRYERDRERKLSNTSVGSYPVEPAVAVRSSIADARGTLQLGYDTDSGSEKQDRETEKYSMRRQVSVDNVPTVSSHNLSNAGSPLPVARHKQHSSDKDYSSNSGMTPDAYNDTRSTSAYDPESTPVRKSSTSSMPASPAAWQLDVGDDDMRSLENASKLSTIRMKLEEKRRRIEQDKRKIEMALMRHQEKEDLESCPDVMKWETMSNESKRTPDMDPVDLDKYQQTYGSQQHLADHHYQQQRPMQQSFGSSPHIPQAYNAPVSAYSSRPPSRDPYQQQLHHQQQQPMPMPQPMQYVNEHGQYMSPPQPAHYMPQQTQQPQSIYSDNGAAYNHSNHSPYGGAPQYRSSVVYDDYGQPTNHFYLHESSPQPQAHPHPQRRTWAHSAAAAAYEQQQQIQPSLVDVNAWQTQQHQKQKQTWMNRPPSSAGAPSPGSFMLHQNGGSGGGGGGELQHLFQVQASPQHGQRQVSGSNGVQRQQSLTNLRDNRSPKAPQNMGMPMGMPMQQEDMMAPQSICFIGDEEDVDELERNIIESMQSTHITDFVHQQQQQHQQQLQQQQRLQGHSGRGSSSEDYDSGEMISNKLNITSGNLTYRIPSPSRPSIQANSFQDPRAMAAAPGAEDQPPEKGFYISFDDEQPKRPKPPLRAKRSPKKESPPGSRDSVDNQATLKRESLSHLHNNNNIGFGNDDVNSKPVTRHSIHGLNNSNSVKSPGNATYNKYTDEPPIQLRQLAVSGAMSPTSNERRHLDDVSNQSPQQTQQPMSPTRLQQSSNNAEAAKNKALVIGADSTNLDPESVDEMERRKEKIMLLSLQRRQQQEEAKARKEIEASQKREKEREKEEERSRKKEEQMARRAAILEQHRLKKAIEEAEREGKTLDRPDLHVKLQSHSSTSTTPRLRQQRTTRPRPKTIHVDDASVDISEASSISSRGKKGSSSNLTGYGQLSSNSMKRDYYRGSQDSLTVKESPDDYPSTSSTPIGRRGSYKTSREPAGVERGRTLSRISVAKGSTLNFRGRKSNSLMNLCDTDSGLGRATPPRRAPSPGMGMGASGRHMPSPSGPGSLPPGLISKRRGFDDGSSDFSLTPNLNMEYSGPKLYKQPAAKSNRGIILNAVEYCVFPGVVNREAKQKVLEKIARSEAKHFLVLFRDAGCQFRALYSYQPETDQVTKLYGTGPSQVEEVMFDKFFKYNSGGKCFSQVHTKHLTVTIDAFTIHNSLWQGKRVQLPSKKDMALVI, from the exons ATGGATGTCGAAACACAGGAAATACGACAG GCTCGTCAACGTGCTTCCGTCAAATGGCTGCTCTCGAAGGCGTTCAACAATCGCGTGCCGGACAACCTGAAGGAGCCCTTCTACCGCGACCATGAGAATCAGGAGCGCCTGAAGCCGCAAATCATCGTGGAGCTGGGCAATGCCACGCTCTACTGCCAGACGCTGGCCAATCTGTACTCAGATCCCAACTACCAAAGCATGAACCACTGGTCAATAATACAGACGCTAGCGCGCAAGGGAGTTCCCGTGGCCGAATCCGCGGACATGCCCATTACCGAAACGGTATTAATTCAAACCAATCCGCTGCGAATT AACGCCCACATGTCTGTGATAGAATCGCTGATGGTTTTGTATGCGAAGGAAATATCATCGGGTGACCGCGTCATGGCGGCCATACGAAG AATATCTGGCAACAACTATCAGGCGCCCACTGGCCAGTCCTACGAGCAAGCTCTGCTGGGCTGGATTTCACATGCTTGCGCCGCACTGAAGAAGCGCATTATCAAGGAGGTGGACGCAGGACTGCCCGACGATAAT GGTTCTCGTCTGCAGACCCCGGATATACCACCTGTAAGGGACTTCCAGGATCTGTGCGATGGAATCTGCTTGGCACTGCTCATCTCGTACTACTGCCCAAAGGTGGTGCCGTGGACGAGTGTGCGGATCAACTATCTGCCCGCCGTCGAGGactcgattcacaacatcctgcTGGTCTGCAATTTCTCGCAGAAGCATCTGCCCTATACCGTGATGCATATGACGCCCGAGGATGTGACCTACATGCGCGG ATCCATGAAACTTAATCTGGTAGTGTTGCTGACGGATTTGTTCAATCTGTTTGAGATACACCCGGCAAAATGTGTTTGCTACCCCGGCATGGATGGTCAGG ATGTCATCGCCCGGCGCACTATGGGCGCCAATGAGCACGGGATCTGCCATCGACGGGGCCTCACAGTGCAGCCCGTCACACCCATTCCCGATCTGCGCAGCGATCTCGACCAGCCGCCCGTAGGCTCGCCTCAGAACCGACCACCGTTCCAAG tTCCGCACTCGAATTCATTTGGCGGCGGCTTAAATCGCAGATCAACCCCGCCCAACGAATACCAGACGGTTCAGTCAAATAATTTTGACGGTAATCATGCCGAAg CCTTCGTGGTGCACAAGTCGCGTGGCATCACCACACTCGCCTCCATGcactcgcagcagcagcagctccatcagcagcaacatcaacatcaacagcatcagcagcaataccagcagcagccactgcagcagcaccCATCCCAGTCGCAGCTCCAAATCCAGCAGCAGGAGCCCTTGGTTCCGGCTCGCTTGCGCCAGGCTAAAGAAAAGACCAATGTTGAGTCGAAGGCGGACGAGAGAG GCGATTTTGTCGCTGCGGGTCGACCAAGTAACTGGGAACAGAGCCGCCGGCCAAGCTTTGCAG GTCGTCGCTCGCGCAGGAACTCTTCCAGCGAGGACTCCCAGCTGACCATCGAGAACTTTGGTGGCTCCCAGGATCAGCTGAACACGCTGGGACGATACGAACGCGACAGGGAACGCAAGTTGTCCAACACCAGTGTGGGTAGTTATCCAGTTGAACCCGCTGTGGCCGTTCGCTCTTCGATTGCCGATGCTAGGGGCACGTTGCAGTTGGGCTACGATACGGATTCCGGCTCTGAGAAGCAGGATCGTGAAACGGAAAAGTATTCGATGCGCCGGCAAGTCAG TGTCGACAATGTGCCCACGGTGTCGTCGCACAATCTTTCGAATGCGGGCAGCCCGTTGCCGGTGGCTAGGCACAAGCAACATTCCAGCGACAAAGactacagcagcaacagcggcatGACACCAGATGCATACAACGATACCCGCTCCACCAGTGCTTACGATCCGGAGAGCACGCCCGTTCGCAAATCCTCGACAAGCAGCATGCCAGCAAGTCCGGCTGCCTGGCAGTTGGATGTGGGAGACGACGATATGCGCTCACTGGAGAACGCCAGCAAGTTGTCCACCATACGAATGAAACTGGAGGAGAAGCGGCGGCGCATTGAGCAGGACAAGCGCAAGATCGAGATGGCTTTGATGAGGCACCAGGAGAAG GAGGATTTGGAGTCGTGTCCGGACGTTATGAAGTGGGAGACAATGAGCAACGAATCAAAGCGCACGCCTGATATGGATCCCGTGGACTTGGACAAGTACCAG CAGACCTATGGGTCGCAGCAGCACTTGGCTGATCATCACTACCAGCAGCAGAGACCCATGCAGCAAAGCTTTGGTTCATCGCCCCATATTCCGCAGGCCTACAACGCCCCAGTCAGCGCATACAGCTCCCGTCCGCCCAGTCGCGATCcctaccagcagcagctccaccatcagcagcagcagcccatGCCAATGCCACAACCGATGCAGTACGTCAACGAGCACGGGCAGTATATGTCGCCGCCGCAGCCCGCGCACTACATGCCGCAGCAGACGCAACAGCCGCAGAGCATCTACAGCGACAACGGGGCGGCGTACAATCACAGTAACCACTCGCCATACGGCGGAGCTCCACAGTATCGGAGCAGCGTGGTGTACGACGATTACGGGCAGCCCACCAACCACTTCTACCTGCATGAGTCATCGCCGCAGCCACAAGCTCATCCGCATCCCCAGCGTAGGACTTGGGCCCACtctgcagcagccgccgcttatgagcaacagcaacagatcCAGCCTTCCCTGGTGGATGTGAATGCCTGGCAGACGCAGCAGCACCAGAAGCAGAAACAGACCTGGATGAACAGGCCGCCCTCAAGTGCAGGAGCTCCGAGTCCTGGCAGCTTTATGCTGCACCAGAACGGAGGgagcggtggcggtggtggtggtgagcTACAGCACCTGTTTCAGGTACAGGCCTCGCCACAGCATGGCCAACGTCAGGTTAGTGGATCCAATGGCGTGCAGCGCCAGCAATCGCTGACCAATTTGCGAGACAATCGCTCGCCCAAGGCACCACAAAACATGGGAATGCCCATGGGTATGCCAATGCAGCAAGAGGACATGATGGCACCGCAGAGTATTTGCTTTATCGGTGACGAGGAGGATGTTGATGAGCTGGAGCGAAACATCATCGAATCAATGCAGTCGACGCACATCACCGACTTTgtgcaccagcagcagcagcaacaccaacagcaactgcagcagcaacagcggtTGCAGGGCCACAGCGGACGAGGCAGCAGCTCGGAGGATTATGACAGCGGGGAGATGATCTCCAACAAGCTGAATATCACCAGCGGCAATCTCACCTATCGCATACCCTCGCCATCCCGTCCCTCCATCCAAGCCAACAGCTTCCAGGATCCCCGAGCCATGGCAGCAGCTCCCGGTGCAGAGGACCAGCCGCCCGAGAAGGGTTTCTACATCTCCTTCGACGATGAGCAGCCCAAACGACCCAAGCCACCTCTGCGCGCCAAGCGATCGCCCAAAAAGGAGTCTCCACCGGGCAGTAGGGACAGCGTCGATAATCAGGCGACCCTGAAACGTGAATCGCTTAGTCATctgcacaacaacaacaatattgGATTTGGAAATGATGATGTCAACAGCAAACCGGTGACCAGGCACAGCATCCATGGCCTAAACAACTCCAATAGTGTCAAATCTCCCGGAAATGCCACGTACAACAAGTACACGGATGAGCCGCCCATCCAACTGCGTCAGCTGGCCGTATCTGGAGCAATGTCACCAACTAGTAACGAACGTCGCCACTTGGACGATGTCAGCAATCAGTCACCGCAGCAGACGCAACAACCAATGTCGCCCACGCGACTCCAAcagagcagcaacaatgcAGAGGCGGCCAAGAACAAGGCACTGGTCATCGGAGCAGATTCCACCAATTTGGATCCG GAATCTGTAGATGAGATGGAGCGGCGCAAGGAGAAAATCATGCTGCTGTCTTTGCAACGTCGCCAGCAACAGGAGGAGGCGAAGGCGCGCAAAGAGATTGAGGCTTCTCAGAAGCGAGAAAAGGAGCGCGAGAAGGAGGAGGAACGGTCGCGCAAGAAGGAGGAGCAAATGGCACGGCGAGCGGCCATTTTGGAGCAGCACAGACTCAAGAAAGCCATTGAAGAGGCCGAGCGAGAG gGTAAAACCCTGGATCGGCCCGATCTGCACGTGAAGCTGCAATCCCATTCATCCACCTCAACGACCCCGCGGCTGAGGCAGCAGCGTACCACGCGTCCCAGACCGAAGACAATTCACGTGGACGATGCCAGCGTGGACATCAGCGAGGCTTCAAGCATCTCTAGTCGGGGCAAAAAAGGCTCAAGCTCGAATCTAACTG GCTACGGTCAACTAAGCTCAAATTCAATGAAAAGAGATTACTACAGGGGCTCGCAAGACTCCCTCACTGTAAAAG AGTCACCCGATGATTATCCCAGTACAAGTTCAACTCCGATTGGACGACGGGGATCGTACAAAACTTCCAGAG AGCCAGCCGGCGTAGAAAGGGGCCGCACTCTGTCGCGTATCTCCGTCGCTAAGGGCAGCACGCTTAATTTCCGGGGCCGAAAGTCCAATTCGCTAATGAATCTGTGCG ACACAGATTCGGGACTGGGACGCGCCACTCCGCCGAGGCGTGCTCCGTCGCctggaatgggaatgggcgCTTCAGGTAGGCATATGCCATCTCCCTCCGGACCGGGCTCATTGCCGCCAGGTTTGATATCGAAACGTCGCGGATTTGATGATGGATCCAGCGATTTCTCTTTAACTCCGAATTTGAACATGGAATATTCGG GTCCTAAACTCTATAAGCAACCAGCGGCCAAATCGAATCGTGGAATCATCCTGAATGCCGTTGAATACTGTGTTTTTCCCGGCGTTGTCAACCGCGAGGCCAAACAGAAAGTGCTGGAGAAGATAGCGCGCTCGGAGGCGAAGCACTTCCTGGTACTCTTCCGCGATGCTGGCTGCCAGTTCCGCGCCCTCTACAGCTACCAGCCGGAAACGGACCAGGTGACCAAGCTGTATGGTACTGGGCCTAGTCAAGTCGAAGAAGTCATGTTCGACAAGTTCTTCAA ATATAACTCAGGAGGCAAGTGCTTCTCGCAAGTGCACACCAAGCATCTGACAGTGACCATCGACGCCTTCACAATACACAACTCCCTGTGGCAGGGCAAGCGGGTGCAGTTGCCCAGCAAAAAAGACATGGCGCTTGTTATCTAA